The proteins below are encoded in one region of Campylobacter helveticus:
- a CDS encoding lipase family protein, with amino-acid sequence MKNKLQIHNLKDYAELAQAAYFYFEFIDKRNIFELNSKKEKIKDENYPREYKEIKINLEHAISQKYQEQKVLINLEKGNDIFTKMRNESNEALNLDKLNGEFSELQAKNFSQRYEVKFHQPNTASGFSATLFYDKEKDKFVVGFRGTEISFKNIKTDWETILDAIQDANLTFGKGDFQANALKQFLLNIAPILNGIDSNKIIFVGHSLGGYLAQMAFIYCDKKHKDKLSFSPSEVYTFNAPSIYGWNSPNVIVNPNTIKIMRDILGKYTIDISEKITHIYDNGYIELIASAQYGANNALGIYTGENDHSIKSLVTTLYFYTYLLELKENENKIIKNNSLKESLENLNHFMKNIEIYTKTFITKNHKINKNVSKNNYEALNSFEFFLSQIAFIMQENENYTDENYSSIYQSSIIKQDEIIDFILKAQEKEYYILILHQNDFDKYRKDCSFINQKDNLAYKIALGEFRIFIIVDKDLKCLEKIDNIHKIYGYNSKAYHIINQIWDELYLGGVCKISQALYFNGKAKVDIA; translated from the coding sequence ATGAAAAATAAACTCCAAATCCATAACCTCAAAGACTACGCAGAATTAGCCCAAGCTGCTTATTTTTATTTTGAATTTATTGACAAAAGAAATATTTTTGAACTAAATTCTAAAAAAGAAAAAATCAAAGATGAAAATTATCCTAGAGAATATAAAGAAATCAAAATTAATTTAGAACACGCAATAAGTCAAAAATATCAAGAACAAAAAGTTTTAATCAATTTAGAAAAAGGTAATGATATTTTTACAAAAATGAGAAATGAATCTAATGAAGCTTTAAATCTTGATAAACTCAACGGAGAATTTAGCGAACTCCAAGCTAAAAATTTCTCCCAAAGATATGAGGTTAAATTTCATCAGCCAAACACTGCTTCAGGTTTTTCTGCTACACTATTTTACGATAAAGAGAAAGATAAATTTGTGGTGGGATTTAGGGGAACGGAAATTTCCTTCAAAAACATTAAGACAGATTGGGAAACTATTTTAGACGCAATTCAAGATGCAAATTTAACCTTTGGCAAAGGAGATTTCCAAGCTAATGCTTTAAAGCAATTTTTATTAAATATAGCACCCATTTTAAATGGGATAGATTCAAATAAAATTATCTTTGTAGGACACTCCTTAGGAGGATATTTAGCCCAAATGGCTTTTATTTATTGTGATAAAAAACATAAAGATAAATTATCTTTTAGTCCTAGCGAAGTTTATACCTTTAATGCTCCTAGTATTTATGGTTGGAATTCTCCTAATGTAATTGTAAATCCTAATACCATAAAAATTATGCGAGATATTTTGGGAAAATATACCATAGATATTTCAGAAAAAATCACGCATATTTACGACAATGGATACATTGAACTCATCGCATCAGCTCAATATGGAGCAAATAATGCTTTAGGTATATACACAGGAGAAAACGACCACTCTATAAAGTCTCTTGTTACCACTCTTTATTTTTATACTTATCTTTTAGAACTTAAAGAAAATGAAAACAAAATAATCAAAAATAATTCTTTAAAAGAAAGTTTAGAAAATTTAAATCATTTTATGAAAAATATTGAGATATATACAAAAACTTTTATTACTAAAAATCATAAAATCAATAAAAATGTTTCAAAAAATAATTATGAAGCATTAAATTCTTTTGAATTCTTTCTTTCTCAAATTGCTTTTATAATGCAAGAAAATGAAAATTATACCGATGAAAATTATTCTAGCATTTATCAAAGCTCTATCATCAAGCAAGATGAAATCATAGACTTCATCTTAAAAGCACAAGAAAAAGAATATTATATTTTAATCCTTCATCAAAATGACTTTGATAAATATAGAAAAGACTGCTCTTTTATCAATCAAAAAGACAATTTAGCTTATAAAATCGCTCTTGGAGAATTTAGAATTTTTATCATCGTTGATAAAGATTTAAAATGCCTTGAAAAAATTGATAATATCCATAAAATTTATGGATACAACTCAAAAGCCTATCATATAATCAATCAAATTTGGGATGAATTATATTTAGGCGGAGTTTGTAAAATTTCTCAAGCATTATATTTTAATGGAAAAGCTAAAGTGGATATTGCCTAA